One stretch of Leadbetterella byssophila DSM 17132 DNA includes these proteins:
- a CDS encoding acyloxyacyl hydrolase, whose protein sequence is MTMCYKKLLLLILLPQFIFAQLSIEVETENGGMLTQKSVKSTTYEDAYYNGINARVGWKSSGKKDHYHQIYNYPVYGIGFYSSTFNSDIIGNPFALYGFVDTPISPKSNSKWGFDYRIGLGLSGNFNPYDEDKNPLNLVIGSKTNVFIDFGLRTTYRWHEKWKVGAGFSFHHFSNGSLSLPNKGINLVPFAVTVIYEPKKIEPYVRPTIPDYPKNLIFDFSYGSGVKQLQKTSKERFWKSTVSLYASKYVSHKWRLGGGYDFFYSQSGKEERIAGQKAGSLGAVLTGGPSLYIVHHLTSDLTLNGNVGYYLHKQSFNGELKRIFLRAGARYYFSHPFNAGVSIKAHAGKADYIEWTIGYTLKGPQ, encoded by the coding sequence ATGACCATGTGCTATAAGAAATTATTACTGCTAATACTTTTACCACAGTTCATATTTGCTCAACTAAGCATAGAAGTTGAAACGGAAAATGGTGGGATGCTAACGCAAAAAAGTGTCAAAAGTACTACCTATGAAGATGCGTACTACAATGGCATAAATGCCCGTGTGGGATGGAAATCATCCGGAAAAAAGGATCATTACCATCAAATTTACAACTATCCCGTATACGGTATAGGTTTTTACTCAAGTACCTTCAATTCTGACATCATAGGAAATCCTTTCGCCTTATATGGTTTTGTAGACACTCCCATTTCTCCAAAATCTAATTCCAAATGGGGCTTTGATTATAGAATAGGGCTTGGTCTGTCCGGGAATTTCAACCCATATGATGAGGATAAAAACCCTTTGAATCTAGTTATAGGCTCAAAAACGAACGTTTTCATAGACTTCGGCTTAAGAACTACATATAGATGGCATGAGAAATGGAAGGTGGGAGCGGGATTTTCTTTTCATCACTTTTCTAACGGATCCTTGTCTTTGCCCAACAAGGGTATTAATCTGGTGCCCTTTGCTGTAACTGTGATTTACGAACCGAAAAAAATCGAACCTTATGTAAGGCCAACAATTCCGGATTATCCTAAAAACTTGATCTTCGACTTTTCATACGGAAGTGGAGTAAAACAACTTCAAAAAACCTCCAAAGAGAGGTTTTGGAAAAGTACGGTTTCTCTGTACGCCAGCAAATACGTTTCACATAAATGGCGACTGGGAGGAGGATATGACTTTTTCTATTCTCAGTCGGGGAAAGAAGAGAGAATTGCCGGACAAAAAGCTGGTAGCTTAGGTGCCGTGCTAACCGGTGGACCTTCCTTATACATTGTACATCATCTAACTTCAGATCTAACCCTGAATGGAAACGTGGGATACTATTTACACAAACAGTCTTTCAATGGAGAACTTAAGAGGATCTTTTTAAGAGCTGGTGCCAGATACTACTTCTCTCATCCCTTTAATGCCGGCGTTTCCATCAAGGCACATGCAGGAAAGGCAGATTATATAGAATGGACCATTGGGTATACATTAAAAGGGCCCCAATGA
- a CDS encoding glycosyltransferase family 4 protein has translation MEILFVSHKYPPSTGGMEKQSFELINGMKRYAKVHMLVYEGQESLLSFFIHLQKRITQIIKENPGIQMVHFNDGLIGTFCSFHKSYAHIARSVTLHGLDVTFPSSFYRIRLLTRMNRYDKIIAVSDATAKEAIKSGLDPEKVVVVANGVDTKENAYSAEELPIIDPRPFLLMLGRPVERKGFSWFINHVLPLVRKKYQLIIVGPYKEVPNLLERILHILPKKLRTRIMLFLGFPSDSVNLRKLLPGNPDVKHLGHLPYTTIVQLFRRSAAFIMPNIHQEGDMEGFGLVCLEASVNGALVLASQVDGIPSAIHSYKNGILLPADDPNAWAKTLMDLEKYQNKKEAFTLYTKENFSWDRMVKAYLKVFQNDHVL, from the coding sequence ATGGAAATACTTTTTGTAAGTCATAAATATCCGCCTAGTACCGGTGGAATGGAGAAGCAAAGCTTTGAACTCATTAATGGAATGAAACGCTATGCCAAGGTACACATGCTTGTGTATGAAGGCCAAGAGTCCCTTCTCAGCTTCTTCATCCATTTACAAAAAAGGATAACACAAATCATCAAAGAAAATCCTGGAATTCAAATGGTCCATTTTAACGATGGACTGATAGGCACTTTCTGTAGTTTCCATAAATCCTATGCTCATATAGCTCGTTCCGTAACCCTACATGGATTAGATGTAACCTTCCCCAGCTCTTTTTACAGGATTAGATTACTTACACGAATGAACCGCTATGACAAGATCATTGCGGTAAGTGATGCCACAGCAAAAGAAGCCATTAAATCAGGTTTGGATCCTGAAAAAGTAGTGGTTGTAGCTAATGGTGTAGATACAAAGGAAAATGCTTATTCTGCAGAGGAACTCCCCATTATAGACCCCAGACCCTTCCTTCTTATGCTAGGAAGACCGGTGGAAAGAAAAGGTTTCTCTTGGTTCATAAATCACGTACTTCCTTTGGTTAGAAAAAAATACCAACTCATAATCGTCGGGCCATATAAAGAAGTACCAAACCTTTTGGAAAGGATATTGCACATTTTGCCCAAAAAACTGAGAACTAGAATTATGCTCTTTCTAGGTTTCCCTTCTGATTCAGTAAACCTAAGAAAGCTTCTACCAGGTAATCCTGATGTGAAACATTTGGGTCATTTGCCCTATACTACCATTGTACAACTTTTTAGAAGATCAGCGGCTTTCATAATGCCAAACATACATCAGGAGGGTGACATGGAAGGGTTTGGCTTAGTATGTTTAGAAGCGTCAGTGAACGGTGCCCTAGTTCTGGCCTCTCAAGTCGATGGAATTCCTTCCGCCATTCATTCCTACAAAAATGGGATATTATTACCTGCTGATGATCCCAATGCCTGGGCTAAAACCCTAATGGATCTGGAAAAGTATCAGAATAAGAAAGAAGCATTTACTCTATATACTAAAGAAAATTTTTCATGGGACCGCATGGTAAAAGCTTACCTGAAGGTCTTTCAAAATGACCATGTGCTATAA
- a CDS encoding lysylphosphatidylglycerol synthase domain-containing protein, translated as MKILRWGLIISVIISLGLFLKATDFQEVFEILKKIGAKAFIILLSTCAAYLLGTWGWKYCLGENANTLSFGRLFVLRHVGETLALFNPTSILAGDWLKSHGLQKAGINPEVANNSVILSRILMILTQMFLLICALSWMYLGGNLEEKWRLGVGILLGILLITLTVLLILLFKDVDESSSYKWWTTLKSYKNALRNYVLQYPKYSILAALFLMLHWIAGSLEMYFILSFLGYDLSVFHGLLMDMGVILIKSIGAFIPGQLGLEEIANKTVILLIGISSASLWVSVSILKRSRQMFWSAIGGILYLLYRKEI; from the coding sequence ATGAAAATACTTCGCTGGGGGCTGATCATTTCTGTGATTATTAGCTTGGGACTGTTTCTCAAAGCAACGGATTTTCAAGAGGTTTTTGAGATACTTAAGAAAATAGGTGCCAAAGCCTTCATTATACTATTAAGCACCTGTGCAGCATATCTTTTAGGAACCTGGGGATGGAAGTACTGCCTGGGAGAGAACGCTAATACCCTTTCCTTTGGGAGGTTATTTGTCCTCAGACATGTGGGAGAAACCCTGGCTTTATTTAATCCTACCAGCATACTTGCAGGGGACTGGCTAAAGAGCCACGGTTTACAAAAGGCAGGGATAAACCCGGAGGTGGCGAATAATTCTGTCATTCTCTCTAGGATACTGATGATCTTAACCCAGATGTTCTTATTGATATGCGCTTTAAGTTGGATGTATTTAGGAGGTAATCTTGAGGAGAAATGGAGATTAGGAGTAGGCATACTGCTTGGAATCCTTTTGATAACCCTTACGGTATTACTCATTCTTCTGTTCAAAGATGTGGATGAATCTTCATCGTATAAATGGTGGACCACCTTAAAATCCTACAAAAATGCCTTGAGAAATTATGTACTCCAATACCCCAAATATTCCATACTTGCGGCATTGTTTCTGATGTTGCATTGGATAGCAGGCTCTCTGGAAATGTACTTCATCCTCAGCTTTTTGGGCTATGATCTAAGCGTATTTCACGGGCTCTTGATGGACATGGGGGTGATCCTCATTAAATCTATAGGTGCCTTTATCCCCGGTCAATTGGGCCTTGAAGAAATAGCAAACAAAACAGTCATTCTGCTTATAGGGATAAGTTCTGCCAGTTTGTGGGTCTCGGTATCCATATTAAAAAGAAGTAGACAAATGTTCTGGTCAGCTATAGGAGGAATTTTATATCTGCTATACAGGAAAGAAATCTAA
- a CDS encoding glycosyltransferase family 4 protein, with the protein MRVAFIAEILIKEFDGASRTMFQLIERIPSEGMDFRFFCGMAQENLEAVTLPTLKVPGNETYRFVVPWGGKLEKELDGFQPDVIHIATPSLLGNAALKYARKKGIPVISIYHTHFISYMDYYLKKAKIFIPLGKWYIRRSYQNFYNHCDLIYVPSISMIEELSHLGIQKSRMKLWQRGIDLSLFSPEKRNPSLLPQNSKKTILFSSRLVWEKNLKTLIDLYVLLEKEGMPYHLLIAGSGVAEEETKKAMPQATFLGHISHDLLSKYYASSDVFIFPSVTETFGNVVLEAMASGLPSVVARGGGSKDFIIPGENGYLVEPNDAKEYLFFIKEILSDEELHKKLSLKAVQMAKSYDWEALAATYFEDLKSLKP; encoded by the coding sequence ATGCGGGTAGCTTTCATTGCCGAAATATTAATCAAGGAATTTGATGGAGCTTCCCGCACCATGTTCCAACTCATAGAGCGTATTCCATCTGAAGGGATGGATTTCCGCTTTTTCTGTGGTATGGCTCAAGAGAATTTGGAGGCTGTCACCCTACCCACCTTGAAGGTACCAGGAAACGAAACCTATAGATTTGTAGTACCTTGGGGAGGAAAACTTGAAAAGGAGTTAGATGGTTTCCAACCGGACGTTATACATATTGCTACCCCTTCTCTGCTTGGAAACGCTGCTCTCAAATATGCCAGAAAGAAGGGAATACCGGTGATCAGCATTTACCATACCCATTTCATCAGCTATATGGATTACTATCTTAAAAAAGCAAAGATCTTTATTCCTTTAGGGAAATGGTATATCAGAAGGTCCTACCAAAACTTCTACAATCACTGTGATTTGATTTATGTTCCATCCATCTCGATGATAGAGGAACTTAGTCATCTGGGTATTCAGAAATCCAGAATGAAATTATGGCAAAGAGGTATTGATCTATCCCTTTTCAGTCCCGAGAAAAGAAATCCCTCTCTCCTGCCGCAAAATTCGAAGAAAACCATTCTGTTTTCCAGCAGGTTAGTATGGGAAAAGAATCTGAAGACCTTGATAGACCTATATGTACTTCTTGAAAAAGAAGGGATGCCATATCATCTTTTGATAGCAGGATCAGGAGTGGCAGAAGAAGAGACGAAGAAAGCTATGCCTCAGGCTACATTCCTAGGGCATATATCTCATGATCTACTATCCAAATACTACGCTTCCTCAGATGTGTTTATTTTCCCATCCGTCACGGAGACCTTCGGTAACGTAGTATTAGAAGCCATGGCCTCCGGACTGCCTTCTGTTGTAGCCCGTGGTGGTGGATCTAAAGACTTCATCATTCCGGGGGAAAATGGTTATCTAGTGGAGCCAAATGACGCTAAGGAATACTTATTCTTTATAAAAGAAATACTCTCTGACGAGGAACTCCACAAAAAACTCAGTCTAAAGGCAGTTCAAATGGCGAAATCTTACGACTGGGAAGCGCTAGCTGCTACTTATTTCGAGGACCTTAAATCGCTAAAGCCATGA
- a CDS encoding DUF5686 and carboxypeptidase-like regulatory domain-containing protein translates to MTYKKGILFILLFGRIATALAQSTIVSGKVIDAVTKETLPFVTVSIVGDNKAVPTDEDGNYSISVDEKFNQLQFRYVGYATQIKTITHGKSFKLNVELDLDASLLGEVVVKPKGYRYRNRDNPAVQLIRKVIDHKDENRLSGQEYAQYEEYEKVSLSLSNLSEKFRNRRIFKDYQFLFVEGEDHKYLLPAYMREKITQVYYRKSPQKLQRNVIAEKQVEFDKKFISNESISEYTSHLYENVDIYSNNINLLTNMFLSPIAGSAPTFYKFFITDTLKNVEPQLIELSFVPRNKTDLLFRGKLYITLDGKYAVKSANLTLDKNININFIRSMQTTLDFAQDGNGRYYLENSEITMEFALTDNGSGFQGKRSVSYKDYIAGVPIPDAAFHAKVQPLNDLNWEELRHRPLAKQEANIYRNVDTLQTITSFRRAMDIGTMLIAGYKVAGPLEVGPINTFYSFNPVEGFRLRFGGRTTPEMSKRFYAETYAAYGFKDEKWKYYLSGTYALNNKSIYNFPLHYIKASYQKDTKIPGESLQFVQEDNFLLSFKRGDNYRWLYNDTYTLEYMHEWQNHFSYQLKLSKWRQLPAGILTYQHRNQEGVLVDHPELNTTELSLALRYAPNEKFMQGKLYRSPLYNKYPVFNLTYMAGMKGFLDGEYNYHNVSANIFKRFYLSQLGYADITAEGTYIFGNGIPFPLLNVHRANQTYAYQLNAYNLMNFMEFVSDHSAGMNVQYYMNGFIFNKIPLFKKLKWREVFSFKGLWGGLRDENNPQKNANVLIFQEQDGVPITYTLNNGPYMEASAGIANIFKLFRVDIIRRLNYLDHPDAPKWGVRARFKLDF, encoded by the coding sequence ATGACTTATAAGAAAGGAATACTATTTATTCTTCTGTTCGGAAGAATAGCTACTGCATTAGCACAATCTACCATTGTAAGTGGTAAAGTAATAGATGCAGTGACAAAGGAGACTTTACCGTTTGTTACAGTAAGTATAGTAGGAGATAATAAAGCTGTGCCTACAGACGAGGACGGAAACTATTCTATAAGTGTGGATGAAAAGTTTAACCAACTTCAATTCAGATATGTAGGATATGCTACACAAATCAAGACTATCACCCACGGAAAATCCTTTAAATTAAATGTGGAACTGGATCTAGATGCTTCACTTCTAGGGGAAGTGGTAGTAAAACCTAAAGGTTATCGCTACAGAAATAGGGACAATCCTGCCGTTCAGCTCATCAGAAAGGTAATTGATCACAAAGACGAAAACCGCCTTTCCGGTCAAGAATATGCCCAATACGAGGAATATGAAAAAGTATCTCTCTCCCTCAGTAACCTTTCAGAAAAGTTTAGGAACAGAAGGATATTTAAAGATTATCAGTTCCTATTCGTAGAAGGTGAAGACCACAAATACCTCCTACCGGCTTACATGCGGGAGAAGATCACTCAGGTGTACTATAGAAAGTCGCCTCAAAAACTGCAGAGAAATGTCATCGCTGAAAAGCAGGTGGAGTTCGACAAGAAATTCATCAGCAATGAGAGTATCAGTGAATATACTTCTCACCTGTATGAAAATGTAGATATCTATTCCAATAATATCAATCTCCTGACGAACATGTTCCTGAGTCCCATTGCCGGCTCAGCACCTACATTCTATAAGTTCTTCATCACGGATACCTTAAAAAATGTTGAACCCCAACTGATAGAACTAAGTTTTGTACCAAGGAACAAGACAGATCTTTTATTCAGGGGAAAGTTGTACATCACTCTTGATGGAAAATATGCAGTCAAGTCAGCTAATTTGACCTTAGACAAGAACATTAATATCAACTTTATCCGGAGTATGCAAACTACTTTAGACTTTGCTCAAGACGGAAATGGAAGATATTATCTTGAGAATTCTGAGATCACCATGGAATTCGCCCTTACTGATAATGGTAGTGGTTTCCAAGGTAAAAGAAGTGTCTCCTACAAAGATTATATAGCGGGAGTTCCTATACCTGACGCCGCTTTTCATGCTAAAGTACAACCGTTAAATGACTTGAATTGGGAAGAGCTACGTCATAGACCCCTGGCAAAACAGGAAGCTAACATATATAGGAACGTTGACACCTTACAAACCATCACCTCTTTCAGAAGGGCGATGGACATTGGCACCATGCTGATAGCAGGTTATAAAGTAGCCGGCCCCTTAGAAGTAGGTCCTATCAATACCTTCTATAGCTTCAACCCTGTGGAAGGATTTCGGCTTAGGTTTGGAGGTAGAACTACCCCTGAAATGAGTAAACGTTTCTATGCAGAAACTTATGCTGCCTATGGTTTCAAAGACGAAAAATGGAAGTACTACTTAAGTGGAACTTATGCCCTCAACAATAAATCCATTTATAATTTTCCATTGCATTACATCAAGGCGAGTTACCAGAAAGACACTAAAATACCCGGAGAATCTCTGCAATTTGTACAGGAAGACAATTTCCTGCTTTCCTTCAAAAGGGGAGATAATTATAGATGGCTTTACAATGACACCTATACATTGGAATACATGCACGAATGGCAAAACCATTTCTCTTATCAATTGAAATTGTCCAAATGGAGACAGTTACCTGCCGGAATTTTGACCTACCAACATAGAAATCAGGAAGGCGTCCTGGTAGATCATCCTGAGCTTAATACCACTGAACTAAGTTTGGCTCTGAGATATGCGCCTAATGAAAAATTCATGCAGGGCAAACTCTATAGGTCTCCTCTATACAACAAATATCCTGTCTTTAACCTGACCTATATGGCAGGCATGAAGGGCTTCTTAGACGGTGAATACAATTACCATAATGTCAGTGCCAATATATTTAAACGGTTCTACCTATCCCAATTGGGCTATGCAGATATTACCGCAGAAGGGACTTATATCTTTGGGAATGGCATACCTTTTCCTTTACTAAACGTTCACCGTGCGAATCAAACCTACGCCTACCAGTTGAATGCCTATAACCTGATGAACTTCATGGAATTTGTAAGTGATCACTCTGCAGGCATGAATGTACAATACTACATGAACGGATTTATTTTCAATAAAATCCCATTATTCAAGAAGTTGAAATGGAGAGAAGTCTTTAGCTTTAAAGGACTATGGGGTGGGTTGAGAGATGAAAATAATCCTCAAAAGAATGCAAATGTTCTGATATTCCAGGAACAAGACGGAGTTCCTATTACGTATACCTTAAATAATGGTCCCTACATGGAGGCTTCAGCGGGTATTGCGAACATCTTTAAGTTATTTCGGGTGGATATTATTCGAAGATTGAATTACCTGGATCATCCGGATGCTCCGAAGTGGGGTGTACGTGCTAGGTTTAAATTAGATTTCTAA
- a CDS encoding NAD-dependent epimerase/dehydratase family protein, with the protein MKKKVLITGASGFLGFHLIQEAMERGYEVYGAVRQNSHTEHLPCKLISLPYEDEQALQSLLQEKRFDYIVHAAAMTRAKRPEDYYKVNVQYSLSLAKAASLCSATKSFLFVGSLAAIGPVGYSSAPITENFPKNPVTGYGRSKREAEEELIKIPSLPLKIVRPTAIYGPREKDLEVLVNTILSGWDAYIGHKPQKLSFIHGRDAARAIWDLSELEGKGPVDFNLTDGNVYTRYDFADAIKKITGKKAIRLHLPTGLVKLTAGLLEFLYKNSEKLPVLYKERLHELTAESWEVDISRLREHTAFEPKYDLISGLEDTLKWKQKGQ; encoded by the coding sequence ATGAAAAAGAAAGTTCTGATTACCGGTGCCAGTGGATTTCTAGGTTTCCACCTGATACAAGAAGCCATGGAGAGAGGCTATGAGGTGTATGGAGCAGTACGTCAAAATAGTCACACGGAACATTTACCATGTAAGTTAATCTCTCTTCCTTACGAAGACGAGCAGGCGTTACAGAGTCTTCTTCAGGAAAAGCGATTCGACTATATCGTACATGCGGCTGCAATGACGCGTGCTAAAAGGCCGGAGGATTATTACAAAGTTAATGTTCAATACTCCTTAAGCCTGGCAAAGGCAGCTTCCCTTTGTTCTGCCACCAAAAGCTTCCTCTTCGTAGGTAGCCTTGCGGCAATAGGTCCGGTAGGATACTCTTCTGCTCCTATCACAGAAAACTTCCCCAAAAATCCGGTTACTGGATACGGACGAAGCAAGAGAGAAGCAGAAGAAGAGCTGATAAAGATTCCATCCCTTCCATTGAAGATTGTCAGACCTACAGCCATTTACGGCCCAAGGGAAAAGGATCTGGAAGTATTAGTAAATACCATTCTTTCCGGATGGGATGCTTACATAGGCCACAAGCCGCAAAAACTAAGTTTTATCCATGGCAGAGATGCTGCCAGAGCCATTTGGGACTTGTCCGAATTAGAAGGCAAAGGGCCTGTAGACTTTAACTTGACTGATGGCAACGTTTACACCAGATATGACTTTGCTGATGCCATCAAGAAGATAACAGGAAAAAAAGCCATCCGACTTCATCTTCCCACAGGCTTAGTAAAACTCACTGCGGGATTACTAGAATTTCTATATAAAAACTCTGAAAAATTACCAGTACTCTACAAAGAAAGACTTCATGAACTAACAGCTGAAAGTTGGGAAGTGGATATCAGTAGATTAAGAGAACACACTGCTTTTGAGCCCAAATATGATCTTATATCTGGCTTAGAAGACACCCTCAAATGGAAACAAAAAGGGCAATAG
- the spt gene encoding serine palmitoyltransferase, which produces MSNKLKERTTSFKDSLQIKEQGLYPYFRAIESGQDTEVKIRGQRVLMFGSNSYLGLTNHPKVIEASQKAAIQYGTGCAGSRFLNGTLDLHEQLEAKLAEHTGKEDALLFSTGFQANLGALSCITGRHDYILLDERNHASIIDGSRLSFSKVIKYAHNNPKDLEKKLSLLPEESLKLIATDGIFSMEGDIVRLPEMVEVAKAYDAAIVVDDAHSLGVIGEKGAGTASYFGLTDEVDLIVGTFSKSLASLGGFIAGTKDSIEYLKHKARSVMFSASMPPSAVASTLAALEIMREEPEHMQRLWDNTHYMKSLLVENGFDLGKTESPILPVYIRDSEKTFRITQMLFENGVFVNPVVSPAVPSEESLIRLSLMATHTFDQIEEAVDKMIKARTALRIGTLDTATI; this is translated from the coding sequence ATGAGCAATAAACTGAAAGAAAGGACTACTTCGTTTAAGGATTCCCTTCAAATTAAAGAACAAGGATTATATCCTTATTTCCGCGCGATTGAATCCGGACAGGATACTGAAGTAAAGATTAGAGGACAGAGGGTGTTGATGTTCGGCTCAAACTCTTACCTAGGACTAACGAATCATCCCAAAGTCATAGAAGCTTCGCAAAAAGCTGCCATTCAATACGGCACCGGCTGTGCAGGCTCAAGATTTCTTAACGGAACTTTAGATCTCCATGAGCAATTAGAAGCAAAATTAGCTGAACACACCGGCAAAGAAGATGCTTTATTATTCTCTACAGGATTTCAAGCTAATTTAGGAGCACTTTCCTGTATCACAGGAAGACATGATTACATCCTTTTGGACGAAAGAAACCACGCTTCCATTATTGATGGCAGTAGATTATCTTTCTCTAAAGTGATCAAATATGCCCACAATAATCCCAAGGACTTAGAAAAGAAACTCTCCCTTCTTCCTGAGGAAAGTCTAAAGCTGATAGCCACTGATGGTATCTTCAGTATGGAAGGTGATATCGTCCGTTTACCGGAGATGGTAGAGGTAGCAAAAGCTTATGATGCGGCTATAGTAGTGGATGATGCTCATAGTTTAGGGGTTATAGGTGAAAAAGGAGCAGGTACTGCCTCCTATTTCGGCCTCACAGATGAGGTTGATCTAATAGTAGGTACTTTCAGTAAGTCCTTAGCATCTTTAGGGGGATTCATAGCCGGAACAAAAGATAGCATTGAATACTTGAAACACAAAGCCAGATCTGTGATGTTCAGTGCCAGTATGCCTCCTTCTGCAGTGGCATCTACTTTAGCTGCACTTGAAATCATGAGAGAGGAGCCTGAACATATGCAAAGACTTTGGGACAATACCCATTATATGAAGTCATTGTTAGTAGAGAACGGCTTTGACCTGGGTAAAACAGAAAGTCCAATTCTTCCTGTATACATCAGAGATAGTGAGAAAACCTTCAGAATCACACAAATGCTCTTTGAAAACGGAGTATTTGTTAATCCTGTGGTTTCTCCTGCAGTGCCATCTGAAGAATCTCTAATACGTCTATCCCTTATGGCTACGCATACCTTCGATCAGATTGAAGAAGCCGTAGATAAAATGATCAAAGCCAGAACTGCATTGAGAATTGGAACATTGGATACAGCTACCATATAA